In Vibrio crassostreae, one DNA window encodes the following:
- a CDS encoding NupC/NupG family nucleoside CNT transporter encodes MNILFGFVGVLALIACAYLLSESRSSINWKTVSRALLLQIGFAALVLYFPWGQLALTSLSNGVSSLLGFADVGIAFLFGDLATEGFIFAVRVLPIIIFFSALISALYYLGVMQKVIQILGGAVQKLLGTSKAESLVATGNIFLSQGESPLLIRPFLKSMTRSELFAVMAGGMASVAGSVLGGYAGLGVELKYLIAASFMAAPGSLLMAKIIVPERSTPSDYDHIELDKADQSNVIDALASGAMNGMKVAVAVGTMLVAFVSVIAMVNTGLESLGETFGFAGITLQAIFGYLFSPLAWLIGIPSDEVLMAGSYIGQKIVMNEFVAFIDFVENKALLSEHSQVIVTFALCGFANIGSIAIQLGSIGVMAPERRAEVANLGLKAVAAGTLANLMSACLAGIFILL; translated from the coding sequence ATGAATATTCTATTTGGTTTTGTCGGTGTTCTTGCACTGATTGCTTGCGCGTACCTGTTATCTGAAAGTCGTTCTTCAATTAACTGGAAAACGGTCTCTCGTGCACTATTACTTCAAATCGGTTTTGCAGCCTTAGTATTGTATTTCCCATGGGGACAATTGGCGCTAACAAGCCTAAGTAATGGTGTTTCTAGCCTGCTTGGTTTTGCAGACGTTGGTATCGCATTCCTTTTCGGTGACCTTGCTACTGAAGGCTTCATTTTCGCGGTTCGCGTGCTTCCAATCATCATCTTCTTCAGTGCTTTGATTTCTGCGCTTTATTACTTAGGCGTCATGCAAAAAGTGATTCAAATCTTGGGCGGAGCGGTGCAAAAACTGCTGGGTACAAGTAAAGCTGAATCTCTGGTTGCTACAGGTAATATCTTCCTTTCTCAGGGTGAGTCTCCTCTTCTTATTCGTCCCTTTTTAAAGTCTATGACTCGTTCGGAACTGTTTGCTGTAATGGCAGGTGGTATGGCGTCGGTAGCGGGTAGTGTACTTGGTGGTTATGCTGGCCTTGGTGTTGAGCTTAAATATCTTATCGCTGCAAGCTTTATGGCGGCTCCGGGTAGCCTGTTAATGGCGAAGATCATCGTTCCTGAGCGCAGCACACCAAGTGATTACGACCATATCGAACTAGATAAAGCTGACCAAAGCAACGTGATTGATGCATTGGCAAGCGGCGCGATGAACGGTATGAAGGTTGCGGTAGCGGTTGGTACTATGTTGGTTGCCTTCGTGAGTGTGATTGCGATGGTCAATACTGGCCTAGAAAGCTTAGGTGAAACGTTCGGTTTTGCGGGCATTACGCTGCAAGCTATCTTCGGTTACCTGTTCTCGCCTCTTGCATGGCTGATCGGTATTCCGAGTGATGAAGTATTGATGGCAGGTTCTTACATCGGTCAGAAGATCGTTATGAACGAGTTTGTTGCTTTCATCGACTTCGTTGAGAACAAAGCGCTACTTTCTGAACACAGCCAAGTAATCGTGACTTTTGCTCTATGTGGCTTTGCTAACATTGGTTCTATCGCGATTCAGTTAGGTTCAATCGGTGTTATGGCACCAGAGCGCCGTGCTGAAGTTGCAAACTTAGGTTTGAAAGCGGTAGCTGCTGGTACGCTAGCAAACCTAATGAGTGCATGCTTAGCGGGTATTTTCATCCTGCTTTAA
- a CDS encoding TolC family protein produces the protein MKLNLPLKHSLISLALIGLMGCTTTSQADYVSLAEQSTNQTQQSLLAELIQQASSDQASTQQDLDAENLQLTDLVNAPELDLYIERALQNSPSLQQSITALKIAYAQQGVTSGDRLPTVDASFSGQADEGTNGSSTTETYTTDVTVGWELDLWQKLADTNNAALKDIATSQANLQGAQDLLVASVMRGWLDISLKQQLVDIESQRLVILENNEELVLERYRAGLGSLEDLDNAKTSSASTQATLADYREQLAQSRRELVLLTGQWSGESDELSLAELGSFPTIINPLDNMPTQDLAGRPDLQAAFFNIEAETLRADTAYKAMLPSISLSASLTDMADSPSEALLTGPLWSALGQVSAPLFQGGKLKAQAEIADLTTETSYWAYQETLLNAVNEVENAMGQESSLTLQQQHLTNALVSAQRSFTSYEEKYRQGLVDIFDLLTVQQQTYDLEAQLTQTIYNRLVNRIDLGLALGLGVSS, from the coding sequence ATGAAATTGAATCTTCCTTTAAAACATTCCCTTATTTCACTTGCTCTAATCGGATTGATGGGTTGCACGACAACCAGTCAGGCCGACTATGTTTCACTCGCTGAGCAAAGCACTAATCAGACACAACAAAGCTTACTCGCAGAGCTGATTCAACAGGCTTCTAGTGATCAAGCGTCGACTCAACAAGATCTAGACGCTGAAAACCTACAACTGACCGATTTAGTGAATGCACCGGAGCTCGATCTCTATATCGAGCGCGCTCTGCAGAACAGCCCAAGCCTCCAACAAAGCATTACAGCACTCAAAATAGCTTATGCGCAGCAAGGTGTAACTTCAGGTGATCGCTTACCAACCGTCGATGCGAGCTTTTCTGGTCAAGCTGACGAAGGCACTAACGGCTCAAGCACGACTGAAACCTACACCACAGACGTCACGGTTGGTTGGGAACTCGATCTATGGCAGAAGCTTGCAGACACAAACAACGCCGCTTTGAAAGACATTGCGACGTCTCAGGCTAACCTTCAGGGTGCTCAAGATCTTTTGGTCGCGAGTGTGATGAGAGGTTGGCTTGATATCAGTTTGAAGCAACAGCTTGTCGATATCGAATCGCAACGTTTGGTGATTCTAGAAAACAATGAAGAACTTGTTTTAGAACGTTATCGCGCAGGGCTAGGTAGCCTTGAAGATCTAGATAATGCAAAAACGAGCAGCGCATCGACTCAAGCAACCTTAGCTGATTACCGTGAGCAGCTTGCACAAAGCCGACGTGAATTGGTTTTATTAACGGGTCAGTGGAGTGGTGAGTCTGATGAGCTATCCCTTGCTGAGCTAGGTTCGTTTCCAACCATCATTAATCCACTAGACAATATGCCGACACAAGATCTAGCAGGTCGTCCCGATCTTCAAGCGGCTTTCTTCAATATCGAAGCGGAAACTCTGCGCGCTGACACGGCATACAAAGCGATGCTGCCGTCTATCAGTTTATCTGCAAGCCTGACTGATATGGCGGATTCTCCGAGTGAAGCGCTGCTTACCGGGCCTTTGTGGAGTGCGCTTGGCCAAGTGTCTGCACCACTGTTTCAAGGTGGCAAGCTAAAAGCACAGGCAGAAATTGCAGATCTAACCACAGAAACCAGTTACTGGGCTTACCAAGAGACACTGCTCAATGCGGTGAATGAAGTGGAAAATGCGATGGGGCAAGAGTCCTCATTAACGCTTCAACAGCAACACCTAACGAACGCCTTGGTAAGCGCACAACGCAGCTTCACTAGCTATGAAGAGAAATACCGTCAGGGTTTGGTCGACATTTTTGATCTACTTACTGTTCAGCAGCAAACCTATGACCTTGAAGCGCAGTTAACACAAACCATTTATAACCGTCTCGTAAACCGAATTGATTTAGGCCTAGCTCTGGGCTTGGGAGTATCTTCATGA